The Tenebrio molitor chromosome 3, icTenMoli1.1, whole genome shotgun sequence genome contains a region encoding:
- the LOC138126383 gene encoding nucleosome-remodeling factor subunit NURF301-like isoform X3 gives MSTRGLKKRGRPPKVQVAERTKKFQYHLLKKPKYLLNYNKGSDSQSSTPNASRASSPQGSDAGRRSSNRIRGKDGHRAGRRPGYTGSSYQRRGYNTSGAEYQDSEYHYGSDFGDDSSDNKSEIEDELGLSESESDNSVGDPSSDSDFSLSSYSTMSGTPRRALTGASRPMTPEPLWLQNREIPPLTLPKSSDDLLVPREHVMSIVSIYEVLRHFRNLVRLSPFRFEDFCAAIICEDQSSLLAEIHIMLLKALLREEDSQQTHFGPLDQKDSVNISLYLIDYVTYPEVLRSYVESDKNFDQKVLNILSNTDYPFSTLDDRIAVLQFLTDQFLTTNPVREDLLSEVPMHYDDHCRVCHKLGDLLCCETCPAVYHLECVDPPLVNVPEEDWQCGICRSHKVSGVVDCVLDVEKQGQLSRQEHLGYDRHGRKYYFLCRRIFIESDNGEVHYYSTKTQFEELLKIFDSSDMEATLCREFNDYKEEIFRQMDLTEKLTNQLKGNKKTYLDAENALIIKTNKEIEDKLEEERKERVRQNAEDMVAKMHEESSDGFSQSVTDETVDTSSVITSTISTTETTQSAVTTTTAASLTEEREKIEEVDEDDKDVVTRSKTGSLTPKNFNIDELRKRTTAVLNRDESEKNGDASRMTRLKSSQIANGTYLFKLGMENTFKSYVNQFTTNVIALNKPQRNEERDKKRHLSHKFSLTAASEFKWAGALSGNRPILLNTLRQTFLQLEQSIQSAYMHPNWQLLRKHWLSVVGGCQQPKDFARALIVLQACIKPVVFANVWHEQLGHIKLARITAVEREERKKIEKREKKEREEEEERNRMLISGYVKYTMGFKHQLWKQKGEEYRIHGRWGWLWLSTSRNFKHVNSNELGLAAGPQKYMIRIDDETGIKALGLEPSIYHYVINKYGKNNTKDTSNDTDELKNLRIVPEPQNFEELDISKALQTRSRLLFPKVAKKSKLDDLLTRRVQLKTLEEHKISQTKSEDNQKEDETVDIEGDDADANNDASLGLDKQLNNMLVGKVTLPNNTPQTSANREVLNSIAKKIHSLRLQYTSISKLAKDFQCYSKGCNSSGSTNIETNCYSPLCMQRIKVRRELLALLRKANLATNSSAIKLTNSPIATNKKTSILEQTLKTPQQTPIKEIPTEFANQFKSAPNYVDELEGICIPSLPSLKKDEIKEEIEEKKEETPITKKVESGVDIVTSTESDGLADSPPRKKFKSENEVDMEDMSPDDIKEMILGGGAPLNKKSITITTTTTATVTTQQTIVDGVVKSMSSSESTSDTVTVSSSLNGTGSTIQTMNAKTSVYSAQQNRRFCAFKNIVKREEKTIKTEHAEDGTERVYSRISTEGKIYLKRVPIQGENKRKKRQVIKYPVCSTYKTKKCRGSLLVLPQHEVKKLARHAGRIHINGYHALAKPNNCVWPYPCARPLFKTCWVYRTGNIRSLAAVALQLRILWSCLRWDDMQTKPPNTEGKHQLTTETEILSLELLKHRHVGQFLEKTQYLRRKVVIPLELPKTVREVTSIRSGLRKRKRPESPQSTDPQVTEEWVDEDKLELWEIKQYGERIEKANAQVITRSRTGNLPPAKAVVDSTELSKVTVSGKASAEEIKEKMEQQLRLQRAAHQQKRAMEIKNSPGQIIKMVGSTAQVTTTPDGQMKIVKNIANQSVVSGKTTLTSLLTSNSNKLVGRRLLMTKAADGTTRVVANAANILPKNLQNAQQSLIKVQTTGAQPTLQTVQIQQPVTTTSTPVKQNETPQRVQIMRTPDGRITVKGLLPGQQLVQYPDGKLQVMTNAQLQSSGLTVKTPTTTTPIKPLIKPSPNTSLGKVVVQGNQLKPANQQQQQQSPVKTQQVLVKTPGTPVVQKVATPNTVVVSGGQVIQQQVVISGNQVIGTPGQQVITNQIVVNNQSLAQQIASGKVQMATINGQQVLIRPTGNNQAQVVAQLTPGNLTQLNTGQTAVATPVKQTVAQAQTVETAKVVQTPQQTIQTTVKPPVQRDNAGQNDQTTMEQLLAGQPPGTVIKCVTAQVIQTPQGPRIVLQGLQGADFTAQQLAAVQQQVKQQLLKAQASTGKQGVLGPTKIYLAVQPSSSDQTSAESVQSQPPPLAPVQQSVVQSPSTPVKVQPQPNVIKQTVSTVQQTNENVTTSGRQVLVNGQQSQTSALLQAMKANMESNQTVTTSPQQQQQQTASGDQNKQFVVTPDYIQQTIKTALKQENLNPEIEEKLLQLQRYQEKQMKQEPDIPTPVAKVTTNAVPISNTRYTVSRKRTPSASRNDDSDWVMETPKRSRPTRNSENKKNDDVLQHESSKDKVVSPRARVKLKEVQEQDRKVTQRTKILVSLYRQKEFLKKDILRKRALLEKELQYEIQKEVAEELAARTKIERNKQDEVRTGSSKRKSAATATTAVIPQSAKSSRHKKGQKQSQPAQSAASQRAALKKEKLYCICRTPYDETKFYVGCDLCNNWFHGDCVGITEESSRTLTEFVCDECKQAKDTEKLYCLCQQPYDDSQFYICCDRCQDWFHGRCVGILQSEADNIDEYICPRCQRNSSVNFANMKDLSQKDFEALKKLIKQLQAHKSAWPFMEPVDPTEAPDYYKVIKEPMDLQKIENKINDQSYTKLSEFIGDMTKIFDNCRYYNPKESPFFKCAESLEAYFVNKIKCLRDKFMETNK, from the exons ATGTCAACCAGAGGCCTAAAGAAGAGGGGGCGACCCCCTAAAGTCCAAGTCGCCGAAAGAACTAAGAAATTTCAGTATCATCTCCTTAAAAAGCCcaaatatttgttgaattaCAACAAAGGTTCAGATTCCCAGTCTAGCACTCCGAATGCTTCGAGGGCATCTTCTCCGCAAGGGAGTGACGCCGGCAGGCGTAGCAGCAACCGGATAAGAGGTAAAGATGGGCACAGAGCTGGCCGAAGGCCAGGTTACACAGGATCCAGCTACCAAAGACGGGGCTACAATACGTCTGGTGCGGAATACCAAGACTCCGAGTATCACTACGGCTCCGATTTTGGTGACGATTCTAGTGATAATAAAAGTGAAATCGAAGATGAACTAGGACTTAGTGAAAGTGAATCAGATAACTCTGTAGGAGATCCCAGTAGTGATAGTGACTTCTCTTTGAGTAGTTATAGTACTATGAGTGGAACACCTCGGAGAGCCTTAACTGGGGCTTCGAGACCCATGACGCCTGAACCTTTGTGGCTACAAAATCGCGAAATACCACCTTTAACACTTCCTAAATCTTCAGATGATCTGTTAGTACCTAGGGAACATGTAATGTCGATAGTTAGTATATATGAAGTCTTAAGGCATTTCCGGAATTTAGTCCGTTTGTCCCCATTTCGTTTTGAAGACTTTTGTGCTGCGATTATCTGTGAAGATCAAAGCAGTCTTTTAGCGGAAATTCACATTATGCTTCTTAAAGCCTTGCTGCGAGAGGAAGATTCTCAACAGACACATTTTGGACCTTTGGATCAAAAAGACAGTGTTAATATCTCTCTGTACTTGATTGATTATGTTACATATCCAGAAGTTTTACGAAGTTATGTTGAGagtgacaaaaattttgatcaaaaagttttgaatattttatcaaaCACAGATTATCCTTTCTCAACCTTGGATGACAGAATTGCGGTTTTACAGTTTTTAACTGATCAATTTTTAACCACAAATCCTGTCAGAGAAGACTTATTAAGTGAAG TACCTATGCACTATGATGATCATTGCCGGGTATGTCACAAATTGGGTGATCTTTTATGTTGCGAGACATGTCCAGCAGTCTATCATTTGGAATGTGTGGATCCCCCCTTAGTTAACGTACCTGAAGAAGATTGGCAATGTGGGATTTGTCGCTCTCACAAAGTATCTGGTGTTGTCGATTGCGTACTAGACGTAGAAAAACAAGGACAGCTCTCTAGACAAGAACATCTTGGCTATGACAGACATggaagaaaatattatttcctttGCCGGAGGATATTTAT TGAATCCGATAATGGTGAAGTCCATTATTACTCGACTAAAACACAATTTGAAGAACTGCTGAAGATTTTCGACTCCAGCGATATGGAAGCTACTCTTTGTAGAGAGTTCAATGATTACAAAGAAGAGATTTTTAGACAAATGGACCTTACTGAGAAACTTACAAACCAATTGAAGGGCAATAAGAAAACTTACCTGGACGCAGAAAATG ctctaataattaaaaccaatAAAGAAATTGAAGATAAATTAGAAGAGGAACGCAAGGAACGAGTACGTCAGAACGCAGAAGACATGGTAGCTAAAATGCATGAAGAAAGCTCTGACGGTTTTTCACAATCAGTAACTGATGAAACTGTAGACACGTCTTCTGTGATCACGTCAACTATTTCTACGACTGAAACTACTCAATCGGCGGTGACAACCACGACTGCTGCCTCTTTGACAGAAGAACGGGAAAAGATTGAAGAAGTTGATGAGGATGATAAAGATGTAGTGACAAGATCCAAAACTGGTTCTTTGACACCAAAAAACTTTAACATTGATGAACTGAGAAAAAGAACAACAGCTGTCCTGAATAGAGATGAATCAGAGAAAAATGGCGATGCATCGAGGATGACCAGACTTAAATCAAGTCAAATAGCCAATGGAAcgtatttattcaaattaggAATGGAAAACACATTCAAATCGTACGTTAATCAGTTCACAACAAATGTAATAGCATTAAATAAACCGCAGAGAAATGAAGAAAGAGATAAAAAAAGGCATTTATCGCATAAATTCTCTTTAACGGCCGCGTCAGAATTTAAATGGGCAGGAGCTTTGAGCGGTAATCGACCGATACTTTTAAACACTTTGAGACAAACATTTCTACAGTTGGAGCAATCTATTCAGTCAGCATACATGCACCCAAATTGGCAGTTGTTGAGGAAACATTGGTTGAGCGTAGTGGGTGGTTGTCAACAACCAAAAGATTTTGCACGAGCTTTGATCGTTCTCCAAGCTTGTATCAAACCGGTTGTCTTTGCAAATGTGTGGCATGAACAATTAGGTCACATCAAGTTGGCAAGAATTACGGCCGTAGAAAGGGAAGAACGTAAGAAAATTGAGAAGAGAGAAAAGAAAGAACGTGAAGAAGAGGAGGAAAGGAATCGTATGTTGATCAGCGGTTATGTTAAATATACAATGGGATTCAAGCATCAATTGTGGAAGCAAAAGGGTGAAGAATACAGAATTCACGGAAGGTGGGGATGGTTATGGTTGTCGACTTCAAGAAACTTCAAACACGTCAATTCGAACGAACTGGGATTAGCTGCGGGTCCTCAAAAATACATGATCCGAATTGACGATGAAACTGGAATCAAGGCATTAGGATTGGAACCTTCTATCTATCATTacgttataaataaatacggAAAGAATAATACTAAAGATACAAGTAATGATACAGAtgagttgaaaaatttaagaatagTGCCTGAACCccaaaattttgaagaattAGACATCTCAAAAGCATTACAAACTCGTAGCCGCCTACTTTTTCCcaaagttgcaaaaaaatcaaaattggaCGATCTTTTGACAAGACGAGTTCAATTGAAAACCTTGGAGGAACACAAGATATCTCAGACCAAAAGCGAAGACAATCAGAAAGAAGATGAGACGGTTGATATTGAGGGTGATGATGCGGATGCAAATAACGATGCCAGTTTGGGATTAGACAAACAATTAAATAACATGTTGGTAGGAAAGGTTACGTTACCAAATAATACTCCACAAACAAGCGCTAACAGAGAAGTGCTCAATTCTATAGCCAAAAAGATCCACTCTTTGCGGCTTCAGTACACTTCAATATCAAAATTAGCAAAAGATTTTCAGTGTTATTCGAAGGGATGTAATTCTAGCGGTAGTACAAATATCGAGACAAATTGTTACTCACCGTTGTGCATGCAAAGAATTAAAGTTAGACGTGAATTATTGGCACTCTTGCGTAAAGCAAATTTAGCAACAAATTCCAGTGCCATTAAATTGACCAATTCGCCAATAGCAACAAACAAGAAAACGTCTATTCTGGAACAAACATTGAAGACACCGCAACAGACTCCAATTAAGGAAATTCCAACAGAATTTGCCAATCAGTTTAAATCTGCTCCAAATTATGTCGACGAACTGGAAGGGATTTGCATACCGAGTTTGCCCAGTTTAAAGAAAGATGaaataaaagaagaaattgaagaaaagaaagaagaaaccCCGATTACCAAGAAAGTCGAAAGTGGCGTTGACATTGTGACTTCAACGGAAAGCGACGGACTCGCTGATAGTCCGCCGAGAAAGAAATTCAAGTCCGAAAATGAAGTGGACATGGAAGATATGTCGCCCGATGATATTAAAGAAATGATTTTAGGTGGCGGGGCCCCGTTAAATAAAAAGAGTATAACGATCACGACAACCACTACCGCCACCGTAACCACTCAACAAACCATTGTCGATGGTGTTGTGAAAAGCATGTCATCAAGCGAAAGTACGTCGGATACTGTTACAGTTTCTTCCAGTCTTAACGGAACGGGCAGTACCATTCAAACCATGAATGCTAAGACTTCAGTTTACAGTGCACAACAGAATCGTCGATTTTGcgcatttaaaaatatagtGAAACGGGAAGAAAAAACGATTAAAACAGAACACGCAGAAGATGGTACAGAAAGAGTGTACAGTAGGATTTCCACAGAaggtaaaatttatttgaaacggGTACCTATTCAAGGAGAGAACAAACGAAAGAAACGACAAGTCATCAAGTACCCTGTGTGTTCAacatacaaaacaaaaaagtgtCGAGGTTCTCTGTTAGTATTACCACAACACGAGGTAAAGAAGTTGGCACGACATGCGGGACGTATTCACATCAACGGTTATCACGCTTTGGCCAAGCCGAATAACTGTGTGTGGCCGTACCCCTGCGCGCGCCCTCTTTTTAAAACATGTTGGGTATACCGCACAGGAAATATTAGATCATTGGCGGCGGTAGCACTACAGCTACGAATTCTCTGGTCATGTCTGAGATGGGACGATATGCAAACGAAACCACCAAATACGGAGGGCAAACACCAGTTGACCACCGAAACGGAGATTTTGTCTTTAGAATTGTTAAAACACAGACATGTGGGACAGTTCCTGGAAAAGACTCAGTATTTGAGGCGAAAAGTTGTGATTCCTTTAGAATTGCCAAAGACTGTTAGAG AGGTTACTTCAATTCGAAGCGGTCTGCGTAAACGTAAGCGGCCTGAGTCGCCACAAAGTACAGATCCTCAAGTCACCGAAGAATGGGTGGATGAAGACAAACTGGAGTTGTGGGAGATCAAGCAGTACGGCGAAAG GATAGAGAAGGCTAATGCACAAGTTATAACTAGGAGTCGAACCGGAAACTTGCCACCGGCCAAGGCAGTCGTAGATTCCACCGAATTGAGCAAAGTAACTGTTTCGGGCAAAGCGAGCGCCGAAGAAATCAAGGAAAAAATGGAGCAGCAGTTGCGACTTCAACGTGCAGCACACCAACAAAAGAGAGCTATGGAAATCAAGAATTCGCCAGGACAAATCATCAAAATGGTCGGAAGTACTGCACaag TTACGACAACTCCAGATGGTCAGATGAAGATCGTTAAAAACATAGCAAATCAGTCTGTGGTCAGTGGTAAAACAACTCTGACTTCATTGTTGACGTCGAATAGCAACAAGTTGGTGGGTCGTCGGTTGTTGATGACAAAAGCAGCAGACGGTACAACTAGAGTGGTCGCCAATGCAGCCAATATCTTGCCCAAGAATTTACAAAACGCTCAACAGTCGCTTATTAAAGTACAAACTACCGGAGCCCAACCGACTTTACAGACTGTTCAGATTCAGCAACcag TCACTACAACTTCCACACCagtaaaacaaaacgaaaccCCTCAAAGGGTTCAAATAATGCGGACACCAGACGGTCGTATTACCGTAAAAGGTCTCTTACCGGGTCAGCAACTGGTCCAATATCCAGACGGCAAACTACAAGTGATGACCAACGCCCAATTACAATCCTCCGGATTGACCGTTAAAACACCAACAACAACCACTCCCATCAAACCATTGATTAAACCATCACCGAATACTTCCTTAGGTAAAGTGGTTGTGCAGGGTAATCAACTCAAACCGGCCAATCAGCAGCAACAACAACAGAGTCCAGTGAAGACTCAACAAGTTCTCGTGAAAACTCCGGGCACACCGGTTGTTCAAAAAGTAGCCACACCTAACACAGTTGTTGTTAGTGGAGGTCAAGTTATCCAACAACAAGTTGTAATTAGTGGCAATCAAGTAATCGGAACACCCGGTCAACAG gTGATAACGAATCAAATCGTCGTGAATAATCAGAGTTTGGCACAGCAAATAGCTTCTGGTAAAGTACAAATGGCGACGATCAATGGGCAGCAGGTTTTAATACGTCCGACGGGTAACAATCAGGCTCAAGTAGTGGCTCAGTTGACGCCAGGTAATTTGACTCAGTTGAACACCGGTCAGACGGCTGTTGCCACCCCTGTCAAGCAAACTGTGGCTCAAGCACAAACGGTCGAAACCGCTAAAGTTGTGCAGACGCCACAACAGACCATCCAGACGACAGTGAAACCGCCCGTACAACGTGATAACGCCGGTCAGAACGATCAAACGACCATGGAACAGTTGTTGGCCGGTCAACCGCCGGGTACTGTGATAAAGTGTGTCACAGCGCAGGTCATACAGACACCGCAAGGTCCGAGGATAGTGCTGCAGGGCTTACAAGGAGCAGATTTTACGGCGCAGCAATTGGCAGCGGTGCAACAGCAGGTCAAACAGCAGTTGTTGAAAG CACAAGCGTCGACCGGAAAACAAGGCGTGCTGGGACCCACAAAGATATACCTCGCCGTGCAGCCGAGCAGTTCCGATCAGACCTCAGCCGAAAGTGTTCAGAGTCAGCCGCCGCCGCTAGCTCCCGTCCAACAGAGTGTCGTTCAGTCACCCTCGACGCCGGTCAAAGTTCAACCTCAACCGAACGTCATCAAACAGACTGTTTCAACAGTACAGCAG ACGAACGAAAATGTGACAACTTCGGGTCGTCAGGTACTTGTGAATGGGCAGCAGTCGCAAACTTCTGCTCTGCTTCAAGCGATGAAAGCGAATATGGAATCTAATCAGACTGTTACAACATCACCACAACAGCAACAACAGCAAACCGCTTCTGGTGACCAGAATAAGCAATTTGTCGTCACGCCCGATTATATACAACAAA CAATCAAAACTGCACTTAAACAAGAAAACCTTAATCCTGAAATCGAAGAAAAACTCTTACAACTTCAGCGCTAtcaagaaaaacaaatgaagcaAGAACCGGACATTCCGACTCCAGTAGCCAAAGTTACCACCAACGCAGTACCGATTAGTAACACGCGTTATACCGTTTCCCGTAAGCGGACCCCCAGTGCCAGTAGGAACGATGACAGTGATTGGGTAATGGAAACTCCAAAACGATCCCGACCCACTAGGAAcagtgaaaacaaaaaaaatgatgacgtaTTACAACA cgAATCTAGCAAAGATAAAGTTGTCTCGCCCCGAGCCCGCGTCAAGTTAAAAGAAGTTCAGGAACAAGATCGCAAAGTCACCCAAAGAACAAAAATCTTAGTGAGTCTCTATCGCCAAAAAGAATTTCTTAAGAAAGACATACTAAGAAAGAGGGCGCTTCTCGAGAAAGAGTTACAGTACGAAATTCAG AAAGAAGTGGCGGAAGAATTAGCTGCACGAACAAAAATTGAACGGAACAAGCAGGACGAAGTACGTACGGGCAGCAGTAAAAGAAAATCGGCAGCTACTGCCACCACGGCAGTCATACCACAGTCGGCGAAATCCTCGCGACACAAGAAAGGTCAAAAGCAAAGTCAACCGGCACAATCGGCGGCATCCCAAAGAGCCGCtcttaagaaagaaaaattgtacTGCATTTGTAGAACGCCGTACGATGAAACGAAATTCTACGTCGGTTGCGATCTTTGCAATAATTGGTTTCACGGCGATTGCGTGGGAATCACCGAAGAGAGCAGCAGGACGTTGACCGAGTTCGTTTGTGACGAGTGCAAACAGGCTAAAGACACTGAGAAGTTGTACTGTTTATGTCAGCAGCCTTACGACGATTCACA gttttatatttgctgtGATCGGTGTCAAGATTGGTTCCACGGAAGGTGCGTGGGAATATTGCAATCGGAAGCTGACAATATCGACGAGTATATTTGTCCGAGGTGTCAACGAAATTCATCTGTCAATTTTGCCAATATGAAAGATCTGTCTCAGAAAGATTTTGaggcattaaaaaaattaattaaacagttACAG GCCCACAAAAGTGCTTGGCCGTTTATGGAACCTGTTGATCCAACAGAAGCACCTGATTATTACAAAGTAATCAAAGAGCCCATGG atcttcaaaaaattgaaaataagaTTAACGATCAAAGTTACACAAAACTAAGTGAATTTATAGGGGATATGACTAAAATCTTTGATAACTGTCGATACTACAATCCAAAAGAATCTCCGTTCTTCAAATGTGCAGAGTCTTTAGAAGCTTattttgtgaataaaataaaatgcttaAGAGATAAATTTATGGAGACCAACAAGTGA